A DNA window from Xiphias gladius isolate SHS-SW01 ecotype Sanya breed wild chromosome 3, ASM1685928v1, whole genome shotgun sequence contains the following coding sequences:
- the hspb9 gene encoding heat shock protein beta-9 gives MMSQHAALTSLFGNDPFFSQERLLWPLHHESLTSLQQEFFNRRAKLADGLLRGLHDGHPLLRLGRLPLLSSTLAGLSDGKEQQRETPSKELQKEAQQTTENNGDLLVTLDARGYAPNDITVKLEGRSLAVVAMKQAGAEESQSCSSSSSCASFCSSASSQTGFVQKIDLPAHLDLSGLSCSLMDDGQLRIHAPVAKQPSGEEQQVPIRFRTSLEFPISMDKTEEEHTD, from the exons CTATTTGGCAATGACCCTTTCTTCAGCCAGGAACGGCTGCTGTGGCCACTGCATCACGAGTCCCTTACCTCGCTGCAGCAAGAATTCTTCAACCGGAGAGCCAAACTGGCCGACGGCCTCCTTAGGGGGCTCCACGATGGCCACCCCCTGCTCAGACTCGGCCGGCTGCCCCTCCTTTCCTCCACTCTGGCAGG GCTGAGTGATGgtaaagagcagcagagggagacTCCCAGCAAAGAGCTGCAGAAGGAAGCCCAGCAGACCACAGAAAACAATGGTGACCTCCTGGTGACCCTAGATGCTCGCGGTTACGCCCCCAACGACATCACTGTCAAACTGGAGGGGCGGAGCCTGGCGGTGGTAGCCATGAAGCAGGCGGGCGCAGAAGAGAGCCagtcctgctcctcctcctcctcgtgcGCCTCCTTCTGCTCCTCGGCCTCGTCTCAGACAGGGTTCGTCCAGAAGATCGACCTGCCCGCTCACCTGGACCTGTCCGGCCTATCCTGTTCCCTGATGGATGATGGACAGCTGCGGATCCACGCCCCCGTGGCCAAGCAGCCAAGCGGCGAAGAGCAACAGGTGCCCATTCGGTTCAGGACATCGCTGGAATTTCCCATTTCCATGGAcaagacagaggaggaacacACAGACTAA